One Mustela nigripes isolate SB6536 chromosome 5, MUSNIG.SB6536, whole genome shotgun sequence DNA segment encodes these proteins:
- the VGLL2 gene encoding transcription cofactor vestigial-like protein 2 isoform X2: MSCLDVMYQVYGPPQPYFAAAYTPYHQKLAYYSKMQEAQECTASPSNSTGSGSSSFSSQTPASIKEEEGSPEKERPPEAEYINSRCVLFTYFQGDISSVVDEHFSRALSQPSSYSPSCTSSKAPRSSGPWRARRYSLCGTSLLS, encoded by the exons ATGAGCTGTCTGGATGTTATGTACCAAGTCTACGGTCCTCCCCAGCCTTATTTTGCAGCCGCCTACACCCCCTACCACCAG AAACTAGCCTATTACTCCAAAATGCAGGAAGCCCAAGAGTGCACCGCCAGCCCCAGCAACAGCACGGGCAGTGGCAGCTCCTCCTTTTCCAGCCAAACTCCAGCCAGTATcaaagaggaagaaggcagcCCAGAGAAAGAGCGCCCACCTGAGGCCGAGTACATCAACTCCCGCTGcgtcctcttcacctatttccaGGGGGACATCAGCTCTGTGGTGGACGAGCACTTCAGTAGGGCCCTGAGCCAGCCTAGCAGCTATTCCCCGAGCTGTACAAGCAGCAAAGCACCCAGGAGCTCCGGGCCCTGGCGGG CTCGTCGTTATTCCCTCTGTGGCACATCCCTCCTGAGCTGA
- the VGLL2 gene encoding transcription cofactor vestigial-like protein 2 isoform X1, with the protein MSCLDVMYQVYGPPQPYFAAAYTPYHQKLAYYSKMQEAQECTASPSNSTGSGSSSFSSQTPASIKEEEGSPEKERPPEAEYINSRCVLFTYFQGDISSVVDEHFSRALSQPSSYSPSCTSSKAPRSSGPWRDGSFPMSQRSFPASFWNSAYQAPVPAPLGSPLAAAHSELPFAAADPYSPAALHSHLHQGAAEPWHHAHPHHAHPHPHHPYALGSALGAQAAAYPRPAAVHEVYAPHFDPRYGPLLMPAASGRPARLAPAPAPAPGSPPCELSAKGEPTGAAWAAPGGPFASPAGDVAQGLGLSVDSARRYSLCGTSLLS; encoded by the exons ATGAGCTGTCTGGATGTTATGTACCAAGTCTACGGTCCTCCCCAGCCTTATTTTGCAGCCGCCTACACCCCCTACCACCAG AAACTAGCCTATTACTCCAAAATGCAGGAAGCCCAAGAGTGCACCGCCAGCCCCAGCAACAGCACGGGCAGTGGCAGCTCCTCCTTTTCCAGCCAAACTCCAGCCAGTATcaaagaggaagaaggcagcCCAGAGAAAGAGCGCCCACCTGAGGCCGAGTACATCAACTCCCGCTGcgtcctcttcacctatttccaGGGGGACATCAGCTCTGTGGTGGACGAGCACTTCAGTAGGGCCCTGAGCCAGCCTAGCAGCTATTCCCCGAGCTGTACAAGCAGCAAAGCACCCAGGAGCTCCGGGCCCTGGCGGG ACGGCTCCTTCCCGATGAGCCAGCGCAGCTTCCCCGCCTCCTTCTGGAACAGCGCGTATCAGGCACCGGTGCCCGCGCCGCTGGGCAGCCCGCTGGCCGCCGCGCACTCGGAGCTGCCGTTCGCCGCCGCAGACCCCTACTCACCGGCCGCGCTGCACAGTCATCTGCACCAGGGTGCGGCCGAGCCCTGGCACCACGCGCATCCACACCACGCGCACCCGCACCCGCACCACCCGTACGCGCTGGGCAGCGCTCTCGGCGCCCAGGCTGCCGCCTACCCGCGGCCCGCCGCGGTGCACGAGGTCTACGCGCCTCACTTCGACCCGCGCTACGGGCCGCTGCTGATGCCCGCAGCCTCAGGGCGCCCGGCCCGCCTCGCGCCCGCCCCGGCGCCGGCGCCCGGCAGCCCGCCCTGCGAGCTCTCCGCCAAGGGCGAGCCGACCGGCGCCGCGTGGGCCGCGCCCGGAGGACCTTTCGCCAGCCCCGCGGGGGACGTGGCCCAGGGTCTGGGACTCAGCGTGGACTCAG CTCGTCGTTATTCCCTCTGTGGCACATCCCTCCTGAGCTGA